A region from the Gossypium hirsutum isolate 1008001.06 chromosome A08, Gossypium_hirsutum_v2.1, whole genome shotgun sequence genome encodes:
- the LOC107929627 gene encoding nucleoside diphosphate kinase B: MEQTFIMIKPDGVQRGLVGEIIGRFEKKGFYLKGLKLITVDQSFAEKHYADLSAKPFFNGLIEYIISGPVVAMIWEGKNVVTTGRKIIGATNPAESAPGTIRGDFAIDIGRNVIHGSDSVESAKKEIALWFPESPVNWQSSVHPWIYE, from the exons ATGGAGCAAACATTCATCATGATCAAGCCTGATGGCGTCCAGAGGGGTTTG GTTGGTGAAATCATTGGCAGATTTGAGAAGAAAGGTTTCTATTTGAAGG GTTTGAAACTCATCACCGTGGATCAATCTTTTGCTGAGAAGCACTATGCAGACCTCTCTGCAAAACCCTTCTTTAATGGGCTCATAGAGTACATTATCTCTGGTCCTGTTGTTGCTATGATTTGGGAGGGTAAGAATGTTGTTACCACTGGTCGCAAGATTATTGGAGCCACAAACCCTGCTGAGTCTGCTCCTGGAACAATCCGTGGTGACTTTGCAATTGACATTGGCAG gaaTGTGATTCACGGAAGTGATTCGGTTGAGAGTGCTAAGAAGGAAATTGCATTGTGGTTCCCAGAAAGCCCTGTTAACTGGCAGAGCAGTGTTCACCCCTGGATCTATGAGTAG